Proteins encoded together in one Thermococcus celericrescens window:
- a CDS encoding DUF6849 domain-containing protein, which translates to MRAVLKPLFEAELPADFSEVIKGKLMGEELRTGEEIEVELLGKSLRFKVVLAEPSPLKVGKSTRIEFSQGEVEVVDFEFEGPVSEVIPFEKGFVIAFEREVLILNHNGQKIYSDEFDDLKAVRVSKNSVVIIYEENKIRLVKP; encoded by the coding sequence ATGAGGGCCGTTCTAAAGCCCCTCTTCGAGGCCGAGCTGCCGGCCGATTTCAGCGAGGTCATAAAGGGCAAGCTCATGGGGGAGGAACTCAGGACGGGTGAGGAAATCGAAGTCGAGCTCCTCGGAAAGTCCCTTCGCTTCAAGGTCGTCCTGGCGGAGCCCTCGCCGCTGAAGGTGGGCAAAAGCACGAGGATAGAGTTCTCGCAGGGCGAGGTTGAAGTCGTTGATTTTGAGTTCGAGGGGCCAGTGAGTGAGGTAATCCCCTTTGAGAAGGGATTCGTCATCGCCTTCGAGAGGGAGGTTCTGATTCTGAACCACAACGGGCAAAAGATTTATAGCGATGAGTTCGATGACCTAAAGGCAGTTAGGGTCTCCAAAAACTCGGTGGTGATAATCTATGAGGAAAACAAAATCAGGCTCGTTAAGCCTTGA